The Elgaria multicarinata webbii isolate HBS135686 ecotype San Diego chromosome 1, rElgMul1.1.pri, whole genome shotgun sequence genome has a window encoding:
- the TWIST1 gene encoding twist-related protein 1, whose protein sequence is MMQQDESNSPVSPADDSLSNSEEEPDRQQQQLQGGGKRGGRKRRSSRRSAAGAGGGGGGGAGAGIGSAEEPCSPAQGKRGKKSGGGGSGGGGGGGGGGSSSGGGSPQSYEELQTQRVMANVRERQRTQSLNEAFAALRKIIPTLPSDKLSKIQTLKLAARYIDFLYQVLQSDELDSKMASCSYVAHERLSYAFSVWRMEGAWSMSASH, encoded by the coding sequence ATGATGCAGCAGGACGAGTCGAACTCTCCAGTCTCGCCCGCCGACGACAGCCTGAGCAACAGCGAGGAGGAACCcgaccggcagcagcagcaacttcagGGCGGCGGTAAGCGAGGGGGACGCAAGAGGCGATCGAGCCGCAGGAGCGCCGCCGGggccggaggaggaggcggaggcggagccGGCGCGGGGATCGGCTCGGCGGAGGAGCCGTGCAGCCCGGCGCAGGGCAAGCGGGGCAAGAAATCCGGCGGCGGGGGCagcgggggaggcggcggcggcggaggaggaggcagcagcagcggcgggggCAGCCCGCAGTCGTACGAGGAGCTCCAGACGCAGCGGGTGATGGCCAACGTCCGCGAGCGGCAGCGCACGCAGTCGCTGAACGAAGCCTTCGCGGCGCTGCGCAAGATCATCCCGACGCTGCCGTCGGACAAGTTGAGCAAGATCCAGACGCTCAAGCTGGCCGCCCGCTACATCGACTTTCTCTACCAGGTCCTGCAGAGCGACGAGCTCGACTCCAAGATGGCCAGCTGCAGCTATGTGGCCCACGAGCGCCTCAGCTACGCCTTCTCCGTCTGGCGCATGGAGGGCGCCTGGTCCATGTCCGCCTCCCACTAG